One Gemmatimonadales bacterium genomic window carries:
- a CDS encoding efflux RND transporter periplasmic adaptor subunit encodes MPRPFRFVLPALCLAACHTRTAAPTPPVPVSVTQVRQADVPRMIAATGTVEPIQTAEVQAQVSGLLQHVRFKEGDEVHEGQVLFEIDPRTFDVALDQAQGALARDNASWVSAQHDVTRYQALASKDYVTQQQLDQTRAQADALVGTLRTDSAAIAQARLNLQYATIRAPIDGRAGSVLVKEGNQVRGGAGQTLVVINQISPIMVRFPVPAAMFDAVRRRADSGLIVEARPVGDSAHVEHGKLTFLDNNVDSLTGTVLLKAIFPNTDRTLWPGGLDAVSLQLDVMHNALVVPTAAVQNSQTGSVIWVVDADKRAHPVKVTVARSSDTLSVLEGGVSVGQTVVTDGQLRLTDSSRVSIRAPAANTGADTTAGTTAAAAADPQPAKGSAATTAAPRRKPSP; translated from the coding sequence GTGCCCCGTCCGTTCCGGTTCGTCCTTCCCGCGCTGTGCCTCGCCGCGTGTCATACCAGGACCGCGGCACCGACCCCGCCGGTACCGGTGTCGGTCACGCAGGTACGCCAGGCCGACGTCCCGCGGATGATCGCGGCGACCGGGACGGTGGAGCCGATCCAGACCGCCGAGGTGCAGGCGCAGGTGAGCGGATTGCTGCAGCATGTCCGATTCAAGGAAGGTGACGAGGTCCACGAGGGTCAGGTGCTCTTCGAGATCGATCCGCGGACCTTCGACGTGGCACTCGACCAGGCGCAGGGTGCGCTGGCCCGCGACAACGCCAGCTGGGTGAGCGCCCAGCACGACGTGACGCGGTACCAGGCGCTGGCGTCGAAGGACTACGTCACGCAGCAGCAGCTCGACCAGACTCGCGCGCAGGCCGACGCCCTGGTGGGGACACTGCGCACCGACAGCGCGGCGATCGCGCAGGCTCGCCTCAACCTGCAATACGCCACGATTCGCGCGCCGATCGATGGCCGCGCCGGATCGGTCCTCGTGAAGGAAGGGAACCAGGTCCGCGGGGGCGCCGGACAGACGCTGGTGGTGATCAACCAGATCTCGCCGATCATGGTCCGCTTTCCGGTCCCGGCGGCGATGTTCGACGCGGTGCGCCGTCGCGCGGACAGCGGCCTCATCGTCGAGGCGCGGCCGGTCGGTGACTCGGCGCACGTCGAGCACGGCAAGCTGACCTTCCTCGACAACAACGTCGATTCGCTCACCGGCACCGTGCTGCTCAAGGCAATCTTTCCCAACACGGATCGCACGCTCTGGCCCGGCGGCCTCGACGCCGTCTCACTGCAGCTCGACGTGATGCACAACGCGCTCGTCGTGCCGACCGCGGCGGTCCAGAACAGCCAGACCGGCAGCGTGATCTGGGTCGTCGACGCCGACAAGCGCGCGCACCCGGTGAAGGTCACCGTCGCCCGAAGTTCGGACACGCTCTCGGTGCTCGAGGGAGGTGTCTCCGTTGGCCAGACGGTGGTAACCGACGGCCAGCTTCGCCTGACCGACAGTTCGCGCGTGAGCATCCGGGCCCCGGCGGCGAACACGGGCGCCGACACGACTGCTGGCACGACCGCTGCAGCTGCCGCCGATCCGCAACCGGCCAAGGGGTCGGCAGCCACGACCGCTGCTCCGCGGAGAAAGCCGTCGCCATGA
- a CDS encoding TolC family protein, with translation MMALVSACYPPLPGSGGAGPSAPHAGAAWTPPASAAREAGESRLPADSLPAAMESRRTALTTTDLVNLALERSPETRATWLAARAASASYGEARSSFFPEITGDLSVNQLKTASTGGRVSVQQTTYGPTLSLDWLLLDFGGRAGAIDAARQGMYSADWTHNAMVSDVVRRTTQGYFAYVGALGLRDAQRINLSETQVNLAATEERRSVGVATISDVLQARTAVSQAELALQQADGALDSARGALATLIGMPPNARFDVDTTDASAPVAPIAATVDSLMQQGLLQRPDLAAERAQVDLRQAQARETRSQYLPSLSATGTSGTVWVAGRSGNFPSYNLGLALSIPVFNGLGWQYAAEAAALTADAEAARLRTMEQQVALEVYQSYQALRTATQSVATSEQLYASASDAVDAARARYREGVGSLLELLTAENSLANARGQRIQSRVQWHTSLVQLAHDAGLLQPSGATALRLAPGQPSSPGNNR, from the coding sequence ATGATGGCCCTTGTCTCGGCGTGCTATCCGCCCCTCCCCGGCTCCGGAGGGGCGGGCCCGTCAGCGCCGCATGCGGGCGCGGCGTGGACGCCGCCCGCTTCCGCCGCGCGAGAAGCCGGCGAAAGCCGTCTCCCGGCCGATTCACTCCCCGCGGCGATGGAGAGCCGCCGCACGGCGCTCACCACGACCGATCTCGTCAATCTCGCGTTGGAACGGAGTCCGGAGACACGCGCCACGTGGCTCGCCGCGCGGGCCGCGTCGGCAAGCTACGGTGAGGCGCGCTCGAGTTTCTTCCCCGAGATCACCGGGGATCTCAGTGTGAACCAGTTGAAGACCGCCTCGACCGGCGGCCGGGTCTCGGTGCAGCAGACGACGTACGGGCCGACCCTCTCGCTCGACTGGCTCCTCCTTGATTTCGGTGGGCGCGCCGGCGCGATCGACGCCGCACGACAGGGGATGTACTCGGCGGACTGGACCCACAACGCGATGGTGTCCGACGTCGTGCGCCGGACGACCCAGGGCTACTTCGCCTATGTCGGTGCTCTCGGCCTTCGCGACGCGCAGCGGATCAACCTCTCGGAAACGCAGGTGAACCTTGCCGCGACCGAGGAACGGCGCAGTGTCGGTGTGGCAACGATCTCCGACGTGCTGCAGGCGCGCACCGCGGTCTCGCAGGCCGAGCTGGCGCTGCAGCAGGCGGACGGCGCGCTCGATAGTGCGCGCGGCGCACTCGCCACGCTGATCGGCATGCCGCCCAATGCGAGATTCGATGTCGACACGACCGACGCGAGCGCGCCGGTTGCCCCGATCGCGGCGACGGTCGACTCGCTGATGCAGCAGGGGCTGCTCCAGCGCCCCGATCTCGCGGCTGAACGGGCGCAGGTCGACCTGCGGCAGGCGCAGGCGCGCGAAACCCGCTCGCAATATCTCCCATCACTCAGCGCGACCGGCACCAGCGGCACGGTGTGGGTCGCCGGGCGCTCCGGCAATTTCCCGTCATACAATCTCGGCCTCGCGCTTTCGATCCCGGTCTTCAATGGTCTCGGCTGGCAATACGCCGCCGAGGCGGCAGCGCTGACCGCGGATGCGGAAGCGGCGCGCCTCCGTACCATGGAACAGCAGGTCGCGCTCGAGGTGTACCAGAGCTATCAGGCGCTGCGAACCGCCACCCAGAGCGTCGCAACCTCCGAGCAGCTTTATGCGAGCGCGAGTGATGCAGTCGACGCGGCGCGCGCACGGTATCGCGAGGGCGTCGGCTCGCTCCTCGAACTTCTGACCGCCGAGAATTCGCTTGCCAACGCCCGGGGACAGCGGATTCAATCACGAGTCCAGTGGCACACCTCGCTGGTGCAGCTCGCACACGACGCAGGTCTGCTCCAGCCGAGCGGGGCGACAGCGTTGCGACTCGCTCCCGGCCAACCATCCTCGCCAGGCAACAATCGATGA